A window of Candidatus Tanganyikabacteria bacterium genomic DNA:
CTCCCGCCGGGGTCGGCGCAGGACGAGGTGAGCATCCATGCCCTGGAAGGCGACGCTTTCGCCATGTCAATCGCGCGGGCCGCCGGCTATCAGCCTCTCGCGCAAGATGCCCGCGTCGCGTTCTTCCTTCTGGCGGGCCGCGCGGGCGAGTGCGCCGCGCTCGACCCGCGCGGGGACGCCTTGGCCAGTTACCTCGGCTGGGCGGGCCCCGCCGCCATCGACGCGGTGCTGGATGCGGCCTGGGCCGCCGACCCGTCGCTGCTGTTCCGCGCGGTCGGAGCCGGTGCCGGCCCGGATCGATCCACTCTCGTCCCGGTCCCGAGGGCGCGCGGCTGCGATCACCTCTGGTCCGCCCTGTTCAAGATCCCGCTCGGGCCGGCCGCGCGCGTCGTCGTCCTGGCTTCCCGCGCCGGCCATCCCCCGGCGGATCCGGAGGCGGGCCCGGCGTTGGCACGGCTTTCGCCGCTCGCCTGCCAGGCGCTCGACCTCCAGCCCTACCCCTCGGCGTCCATTGCGCCCGAAAGTCCCGAGTGGCCGGCGACTCGCCTGGCCACCGAGCCGCTCGAACGCATCGGGCCCCGCGACCTGCGCCAGCTCAGGGCACATTTCGAGAAGTTCCCCGCCGGCAGGGCGCACGGGGCGTGGCTGCGCCTGCTCGTAGCCCTGGCAGCCTGGGGCAATCGGCACGAAGTGGCTATCGCCTCAGCGGGCGAGGCGCCGCGCGGGCCGCACGATTGCGGCCTGGAGCCCTGATCAGGTCGACGCTTCGAAGCGCAACTCGCCGGGTCCGACGGCCAGCCGGCCGACCGCGGCCAGGTCCTCGGCCAGGGCCTGGGTCAGCGCTCCGTCCGCCAGGTCGTGGTCGAGTTCGACGACGGCTCCGGAGACCGTCGCGGGGAATCGCTCGACGACCTGGCCGCCCAGCACCAGTTCGGCCGTCAGCTGCCGCAGTGCCGCCACCTCGCTCGCGGCGCCCTCGAGGAACAGCCGGCCCTCGACCCGCCCCTCGGCGGTCAGACATGGGCCTCGCGCCGCGTCGGCCGGGGCGCGTATCGTCAGGCCGGTGGCGCCGGCTACGGGGTAGGTGCCGTGCTCGGCCGAACTGGCCGAAGCCCTTCCCGCCAGGCCGCGCACGGCCAGCGCGGCGGCCAGGTCTATCACCGCCCGCTCGTCCTGCGCCCGGAACTCGGCCTCTTGCAGATCGAGCGAGCCGGCTCGCTCAGCCTTCCGCAGCGCGATGAAGCGTCGCCTGCAGGTTGCGCATGCCAGCAAGTGAGCTTCGAAGAGGTCATGCGCCTCGATCGGGACGCGCCACGCCTCCGGGGGCAAGCTCTCCCAGGCATCGGAGGCCGCATGCCGCCCGGCGCCCGGCACGCCCGTCGGCAATCGCAGCGCGTCGCGCAGGTAATCCCCGAGCTTCGGAAACACCTCCTCGTGGGCGAGCGCTCCCGGCGGCGGATCGACGCCGGCCGGCGGTTCGGCCAGCAGGGCCGCGAAGGCGGTGGGCGGCAGGACGGCCGCCGCCGGCAGGTCGAAGTACAGGCCCGTCGCCACGCGATGGCGCCCTTCTTTCACGAACTCCCGGTTTCTCGCCAGCCCGACGAGCGTGCCCCCGTCGAGGGCGTCGGTCAGCTCCACGAATGCATAGAGATCGGCGTGATACCCGTAATTCAGGGCTCGCCAGTCCACGCGCGGCCGGCGGCCCTCGCCGGGCATGAGCGCGGAGACGCCCACGCGCCGGCCGGCGATCCAGACGTCGCAGACATCGAGCACCTCGACGACATCCGGCGCATCAGCGTAGGCGGCCTCTTCCACTACCTCGAACCCGCTATCGGCGGCCCAGTCGAGGAATACCTGGCGTGCCAGGCGATTGGCGAGGACGCGCTTGCGGACCTCCGGGATGCTGAAAGTCGCGGCCACGGCGCGCGCCGCGTCCCGGGCCCCCTGGCCGATGGGCAGAAAGGGCGACTGCGAAGCGTCTGCGATGGTCATGGCCGAATCCTAATCGTACTTCCATTCACCGTATCGATGGCTGGCGATCCAGGCCTGCCGGACCCGCTCGCGAATGCGCTCCAGGCGGTGCCTCACTTCGGTCTCGGGCAGATTCAGATCGTCCGCGACAGCTGCGATCGAGAATCCGGCACGGAACTGCCACGCCCATAGCCAGATGTCGCGATGATCGATTCCCCGCGCCGCAATCTGGCGACCCTCGTGAAGCAGAAAGCGCAGGAACTCGATCACGCGCAAGCGGCGATGGTTGACGAATGTCTGGCTGAAGGGCTGGATCTTGCCGTCCGGGCCTGCCCGCCCCACGCCAGCCGCAAGCGCCGCTCCGATCGCGGCGTCCGTCACCTTCTCCTGGCCGGCGAGCCCGTCCAGGTAGAGCTCCCAGATCCGCGGGTAGTAGGTCTGCGGCCTGGCGTCCCACGCCTCCAGCAGCCAGACCAGCTCCCGGGACTGGAGCCACAGCAACTCCTGGCGCGCCTTTTCGTCCTCCGCCTCCTCCCCCGCGTCGGGTAGCGACCCGAACTCGCTGCGGTAGCCGGACGCGTGGTCGCCGGCCAGGTCCCCCGGCACGGTCGAGTGCGGCTCGACGCGCGCCTGCCGGGTCTCCACCACCGCGCCGGCCGCGTTCGTGTGAGTCTTGGCCGTCGCCCCGCACTTCGTCAGGTAGGACTGGAAGACCTGCACCGCATGCGGACGCCGCAACCAGTTGGCCAGGGCGTCGCCACTCGAGCGACTGAAGCTGGGAAGGTAGCGGATCAGGCGGGCGAACACCTCCGAGGCGAGCTGGGCGGCGCCTTCGTCGTCGAGGGGAGCGTCCCAGACCCAGCAACCCCGGAGGAAATCCTCGGCAGCACCGCTGTAGCGCAGCCAGAGGTCCCAGATGCAAGGGCAGTCCCGGAGAGCTTCCCAGCGCTCGGCCCCCTCCCCGTCCATCCGTCCCCGGTGGAGGGCGGCCCAATCGACGTCGCCGCCGAACGCCGCGATCAGCCTGTCTCGCTCGGACAGGGCACCTGCGAGCAGATCCTGGAAGGAGGGCGTGGCGGGGGCGGGCATGGTGTGCTGGAACGAGCTCCGGCGACCGGTTGCGTGGCTGCCGGAAATGGTACGGAGAGATCTCCCGTTCTTCAATCCCGTCATCGGCCCTCCTGATTCCGCCTGTTTCGGCGGTCTCCTTCAAGACCTCAACGACCGACCGCTCCTCGTTATTCCGGGAATGGACAGGTGGGGTCGGACGTTATTGCCTCGAGCCGCCGGGCGGTGGATAATCGCTTGCAGACAAGGAGGACGGCAATGCCCGACGTTCCCGCGGTGCCCGAGACCGGAGCCGGCGTGGCCGACGCTGCCCGGGAAGCGCCTCGCCACTTCGAGGCGGTTCCGGCGTCGAGCAATCATGATGGCGAAGGGTTGGCCGCCGACATCCTCTTCCTGCTGCGCCGGCTCCCCATCGTTCGAGCCTTTCGGGCGCTGGCGGGCTACGAGGCCGCTTCGGCCATGACCGTCACGCTGTTCCGGCGCGACGGCCGGGAGGACGCGATCGATCTGCCGGCATCCCCCGAGAAGCGGCCGCACCTGACCCACGAGGGCCGGCTGCGGGCGACCCTCGCCCTGCCGGATCCGGCGCTGGCCGGCCAGCGCCTGCTCGTCGCGCTGTCGCTGGACTTCGACGGTGTCAAGGCCGAACCTGTGGTGGTCGTCGCCGGCGACTCGGCGCTCGCGATCGATTGCCAGATGGCGCCGCCCGAGGTGGGGCAGTGGCTCGCCGCGAACCTGGCGCCCGGAGCGCGCCTGGTCGTTCCACCCGCGACATTTGGCTTGCTGGCCCTGTAGCTAGCCCGCCAGGACCTTTCGTAGCACCCAATCGGGGAGTTCGGGGCCGGCGGGAGGCACCGCCAGGTCTGGATCCCGAGGGAGAGATTCGGCGGCGGGCCACAGCCCGGTGACGCGCAGCCAGCGAGTGGCCCCCGCGATGACGCACTCCCGCTGGCTCCGGAAGTCGGCGAGCACCTCCGCGGATCCGAGCGAACCGGGTTCACCTGCAAGCTGCTCGAGCAAGGCGAGCATCCCGAACTCGTGGAGCCGATACCCCGGGGTCAGCGACCTGAAAATCTCGTAGGCAGCTCCGAAATCGGCCTCGGCAAGCGGACTCTCGCCGCTCGCCATGAGCGTGAGACCGCGATTGGCCAGGAGGAACGCCCGGCACGTCGGGGGGAGCCAGCGGGCGCCGGCCGGATCGCCCAGAAGCTCGTCGACCCGCGCCCTGATCCAGGCGGCCTGGCCCACCATGCCGCGGCGAGACAGTTCGGGCAGCAGGGCGGAGAGGTACGCGTCCAGATAGCTCGCTCCGGCGGCCGTGGGCGTCTCGAGCCGCCTGGCAAGCTCGCGATGGTCGCCGCTTACCTTGGCGGCCGCGGCCTCCAGATCGGCGAGCGCGGCCGTGATGTCGCCGGACGTCTCGTTCCGCAGGCGCTCCGCCAAGCGCAGCGCGTCGATGCGCACCAGGTCGATCGCGTCCCTTGCGGCGTCGTCGTGGCGGTGCTGGAGCGCGTGCCCCCGGCGCTTTCGCGCCGCCAGCACGGCTGCAGCGTCGACCTTCCCGGTCTCGGCAAGCAAGGTCGCGCGCGTGCCCTCGCGGGCATGCCGGTTGCGATCCCCGCGGGCATCCCTGCCGATGGCATCGGCTTTGTCGAGGCAAGCCAGCGCCAGGGCGGGAGCCTTCACCCGCCACAGGCACAGGGCCAGCTGGTGCGCCGCCCAGGCCTTGTCCCGCGCTTCCAGATCCTCGAAGGGCACGGTGGCCAGCACTTCGCAGCACTCGACCAGGTGCCCGGTGTAGTACAGATCGGACGCGGGAATGAGCGCGCACGACGCCGCTTTCGCCGGCCCGGCCAGGTCGCGCGGCGTCCGGGGGTCCCGCGCGGAGCAGGGCCGGGAGAAGCGCTCGGCGACGCGATGGTGGAGCGGCCGATCGTGGGCGCGGATGCAGTGGGGCAATGCCTCGATCAGGATGTCGACGTGCTTGTCTGCCCAGACCTCTCCCAGCAGCAACTCGGCCGCCTGCAGGATCGGCCCGCGCCAGCGCGTCGACTCGAGCCCGGGTGGCAAGCGCTCGGGACCTTCCAGGAGGTGCCGCGCCGCGAAATGATCGCGGACGACGACGCTGCCGAAGCGCGGCGCGCCGGAACGCTGATCCAGTAGCCGCAGCTCGAGCAAGGCCTCGCGCAGCGAATCGGGAAAGTCGGCCGGCCATACCAGGTCGGCGCGCGCCTCGCCGCGCAGCACCTCCTCGTAGGCGAGGGTCCGCAGGACCGTCGTACACCGGTCCACGTCGGCGTCCGGCAGATCCTTCTTCTTGTCGCGCGCGTAGCGCCATACCAAGTCGACGACTTCCGAGAGCAGGCCTGCCGGCCCCTCGATGTTGCGCGGGAGCGCGAAGCGGTAGCACTGGGCCAGGAAGGGCGTCGTGCAGTAATCCGGCAGGTCGCCCCCCGGACCAAGGGCGCTGGCGGACTGGCGCGGGTCGAAAGCCATCCAGACCCAGTCGACTTGCTCGCGCGCGAACGCGCGCGTCTCGAGCGCGCGCACCGCCGCCGGGCGACTCGCGATCAGCAACTTGCCGCGCCCGTGGCTGGCGGATAGCAAGCGCACCACGAAATGCGCGAGCTCGG
This region includes:
- a CDS encoding DUF1822 family protein, whose protein sequence is MTIADASQSPFLPIGQGARDAARAVAATFSIPEVRKRVLANRLARQVFLDWAADSGFEVVEEAAYADAPDVVEVLDVCDVWIAGRRVGVSALMPGEGRRPRVDWRALNYGYHADLYAFVELTDALDGGTLVGLARNREFVKEGRHRVATGLYFDLPAAAVLPPTAFAALLAEPPAGVDPPPGALAHEEVFPKLGDYLRDALRLPTGVPGAGRHAASDAWESLPPEAWRVPIEAHDLFEAHLLACATCRRRFIALRKAERAGSLDLQEAEFRAQDERAVIDLAAALAVRGLAGRASASSAEHGTYPVAGATGLTIRAPADAARGPCLTAEGRVEGRLFLEGAASEVAALRQLTAELVLGGQVVERFPATVSGAVVELDHDLADGALTQALAEDLAAVGRLAVGPGELRFEAST